The window AGGGGCAAGAGTAGGTTCATGTTGCTTCCCCGGACGTGGGGAATACAGATTGGTGGAGATCTGGATGGAAGCACTGCTCAAAGCTGGCAGATGTAGCCCAGTTCCCTTACGATCTCCAGAACGTCCACCATATTGGAGGCTAAATGATCGAGGTCTGGGATTTAATACATTAGAAAACCCCAAAGAGCCAGCACCACTGTTGCCTTTATCTCCATCTTCTTCCTCAATAGAGTCCATTGACTCAAGATGACGATGAGTGGCAAGAGATCGGCTCCTCCCCAGAAGAAAACTGTGTGCCCCTCCTCGTAGCATAGTTTGCTGCTGGTCATTACAAGGGCAAATGGAAGGCTCATGGGTATCATTTTTACGTCCTAAGGTGCCCCCAGATAGTGCCAGTTCACATTCTTTGTATCCTAGATATCGAGCCACATCTAAAGCCGAGTTACCAACACGATTAGCTCGATCTATCTGTAACCCTAGTCTCTTGAAGGCCCGGGCAAGAAAATCCAGCACTGGTGCATGCCCGGACACTGAAGCATAAATAAGAGCGGTGTTACCCCATAAGTCTGGTAACTCGGGGTCTGCTCCATTTTGTACCAAAATCTTGACTTCCTGTAGGTGGCCCCTCTCGCAAGAGTAGCTGAGGGCAGTACGTCCTGCACGATCCCGGCTGTTTACTTCCGCACCCCTCTCCAGGAGTAGTTGCATATACTTCTGACGGGTACGTGGCTCAGGAAGGAGAGAACTGCAAATTAGAGGGGTTCGACTCAAATCCCCTCCTCGAGTGTTGACTATTTTGCCATCCAGGGCATCAAGGATGAAACGAACCAGGTGCATCTGGTCATTGGACATGGCCTCCAGCAATGCCTGGGTGCCACTGTGCTCTTCTTTTGGTTTTCCAGGCACTTTAAGCATGGCAATTGCTGAGGACTTCTCTTCTGATATTCTAGGAAATCTTTCCTATAAAATGTGATATCTTGTTATAAATATGAGTCTTTATATAC is drawn from Anomaloglossus baeobatrachus isolate aAnoBae1 chromosome 3, aAnoBae1.hap1, whole genome shotgun sequence and contains these coding sequences:
- the LOC142295005 gene encoding uncharacterized protein LOC142295005: MLKVPGKPKEEHSGTQALLEAMSNDQMHLVRFILDALDGKIVNTRGGDLSRTPLICSSLLPEPRTRQKYMQLLLERGAEVNSRDRAGRTALSYSCERGHLQEVKILVQNGADPELPDLWGNTALIYASVSGHAPVLDFLARAFKRLGLQIDRANRVGNSALDVARYLGYKECELALSGGTLGRKNDTHEPSICPCNDQQQTMLRGGAHSFLLGRSRSLATHRHLESMDSIEEEDGDKGNSGAGSLGFSNVLNPRPRSFSLQYGGRSGDRKGTGLHLPALSSASIQISTNLYSPRPGKQHEPTLAPLPGPLGILLTPLSANPPSKHLGAKDHLPGCSNDAGLRRFNDTYYQKRSSLPSTLLTPTPPDREQLANRSKNSATALPPVSSSNPFTVLGNKLFRRFTFPEFKKQQATETGANKSPDKDVEPTKEPGCRVIARSETFPFSKTHPRVVSKPSVDSISSVKCEFDFQQQSGS